The Bacteroidota bacterium genome includes the window GAGTGGTTTTTCCGGTGCACATAAGCTGTCGATCCAACGCTCTGAAAATACTGTATTCGAAAACTATTTTGCTTGCACGTGTAGGAATTAAGCGTGTTTGAATAATTGCTCTATCGCCATACTTCAGCGATTGCTTGTAACTGCAGTCCACATTCACGATGGGCGTAACGAAGCCATCATTAATGTAAATCTTTTGAAAATTTAAATTGAATTTTTCTCCAAAAGCTTCACGTCCGTCTTCAAAATACTTGATGTAATTGCCATGCCACACAATTCCTAAAGCATCTACTTCATTAAACCGAATAGCTATTTCTATTTCCGCA containing:
- a CDS encoding acyl-CoA thioesterase, which translates into the protein MFEKRSIMLEKALVAEIEIAIRFNEVDALGIVWHGNYIKYFEDGREAFGEKFNLNFQKIYINDGFVTPIVNVDCSYKQSLKYGDRAIIQTRLIPTRASKIVFEYSIFRALDRQLMCTGKTTQVFVSREGELFYTVPEFYASWKQKMGL